The stretch of DNA gaaaatttatgtgtttttacatgccctttttaactttaaatcatgctattttggttaaattcttgtcgaaaaataattaaatattataaaataattaaattatgttaaaaatatgaacatgattaattttaattaattttatagttaattttgattaattttgactattttcgacagattcgcacaaagggcgaaaattggctcgacagacaatgctcgaagaataaaatcgagaagcaatttgaagcatcgaggcaaatttatttccagcctaagatggtccaaaaatgtgtgttaattcataatataattaattttaatttattcccaatttaatttgggctaaataaactattattaattaattatggagaaaaGGGTCACGTTTAACCGCATTGGTTGAACCGAAtctagtgaaccgaaccagccaccaattgggctCCCCAGAACCTTCTGTATGCTGACCCAAATAAGAATTTTAGCTGACTAAATTAGCTTGCAAAGAAtcccttgaagaactttcaatcttgcattcaaacccctccaaaaaatgtggctttatggatttgccccaggctatttttagcaaagttgaaactctcaactttgccatgtgtgttgCCAGCCAATGGGGGTTTATTTGGCtgatggaattttctatttttagcagccacaatcagctataaaagccaccccttgctgatcattcaactcATCCCTTACACTCTTATTCTCTTTTCTCCTCTCTCAatttctctcaacttttccttccGATTTTCTCTTttgttcaagtgccgatttcttctcttgaGAAAGAGGTCCTCATCAGCCATTGTTGAGCAGaaattaaagtgttcataagccaccttgatagctgaGGACAACGGAGAATGAAGAGCGGAGAActcagtcaagccacggagaaacaccggatttgctttttgttccctatctctttaagttttgttgttgttttgacaaacataTTGATGAAtgtttatgctattgaaatggttattttaatcaatctagcttgaatttaatccatgttgggttgattataatttgcctgcttgaattattgaaattgtttTTGTGCTGTTAAAGGCCTCGGTTAGAagcttgattaattaaaaacatgcctaagttattcttgcaatattaattgttagataactaatgaattaattattaaatcgtattgaaattgCAATTAgtcgacacaatacttaatcagtgcatgtttattcttctaaggtatctaaagttaatttagcattgtatttggcgatacatatgccttgcataacttgcaagattattgtgattaaactgtttcaaggtagaaatactctgttacctcacttgatcttttatatgcttgtgaagattgattaatcgcttggattgatattgaaaaatgttcaagagattgattaagctaataagtatgtatgagcagtagttagcaaattaccgagttgccgtgaatttgttcGTAGTAGTATAAACATAAGtctaataattctaagttaaaggaatgtaattaatccaacacaattatatcatcttgattaaaccttatttgaaatcgtgcattagaagctttttatttttaaattttttttacttagtttttaacccttagtttttaatcatctctaaaccaaaatattttccatcaccaaagtgttttaacattaatttcataaatattcttttttacaatccctgtgggtacgataactcgacatttacttgtcactttattacttgttgtgattgtgtacacttgcacatttctgtcgttccaGTAACCTTGAAGGTAACTAGTGtttagccttcacttgctgacaagttaaACACTTACCCACAAAATgagtaacttcacgcttaagaccaGACCACCAATATAAGTCACGAAGGTCACGGTACATTTTATTcctaccaggatgcatagcataaggactactatgcaccTCACGCAGTATAGACTACCTCAAATCGACATCCCTCagtacacagactctcccacggAAACAACAATACTCCTTCACCATTCAACTAAAAACTGAAGTTTCCCCACTCTTAACCTGTCGGAAACGAGCAACCAGTGACTCATCCAACAACCgtttacccttaatctactcAGTCCACGTCGGTCTAACTTGTAgctcagccaacaagctaccatcatcaaataagctgagacgagcaaacatcgctcttAAATCGGATacagccctacggctcagtgcgtcagctaccacgttagccttaccaggGTGATACTCAATTGAGCAATCGTAATTCTTAAGCAGCTCTATCCATCTTCGCTGcttaagatttagctccttctgagtgaggagatacttaaggctcttgtgatctgtgtagatagtacacttctcaccatataaatggtgcctccaaatttttagtttGAATACCACAACGGCTAACTCCAagtcgtgagtaggataattcacctcgtgaggcttaagctggtgagacgcataagcaaccaccttaccttcctgcatcaacacaGAACCCAAACCAATATGTGACACATCACATAGATagtgaattccttcccagactctggctgtattaaGATAGCGGCtttagtcagaactttcttcagtttctcaaaactaTCTTGCTACTTATCAGTCCAGTAATGATACCCCCTTTCGCAACAACTTAGAGGTGCATCAATCaaggaaaacccctcaacaaaatgtctgtaataccctgccagacctagaaaacttcaaattttagaTACGGTCTTAGATGGTTTCCAATCCAGTACGACTTCAAattttcgaggatcaaccctaatcctcTCGgaagataccacatgacccagaaatgtcacttctcgcaaccagaactcacacttgctgaacttagcgTACAACTGCTTCTCTCTTAAAATCTGCAAAATAATTCTAAGATGAGCATCATGTTCATCCTCGgttctcgaatacaccaagatatcttCTATAAACACCACCACAAATTGATCCATGTAGGGTTGGAAAACTAGGTTCATGAAATCCACGAAGgctgctggtgcattcgtcagcccaaacggcatcactatgaactcgtaatgaccataacgagtcctaaacgtaGTCTTATAGAtgtcagcctccttaaccctcaactgatggtACCCAGAACGAAGATCTATTGTTGAGAAAACTAAAACTCCTcgcagctgatcaaataaatcatctatcctcaaAAAATGATACTTATTCTTGGTAGTCAGTTTATTAAATTaccgatagtcaatgcacatgcgcatggtcccatccttcttctttacaaacaataccggtgctccccacggagacacattaggtcgaatgaatcctcgatccaacCGTTCCTGgatttgagcttttaattccaccaactccttcggtgccatcctataaggggcgatggacacttgAGCTGTTCTCGGTaagagctcaataccaaattcaacttcgcGGCTCGGAGGCAACCCAGGGAACTCATCAGGAAAAACATCAAAAAAATCCTTAACAGTTCTGATATCTCCAACAGAAGGAACCTCAGAATTAGTACACCAATATAGGCTAaaaacgcctcacaacccttacaaaCCAAATTTTCAGCCCTTAAtgtagagatcacattagatagaAAGTCCCTTCGCTCCCCAATCACAACCACCTCCTCATCCTCAATAGTTTTTAATATCatacgcttagcagcacaatccaaattttcacggtgtttaaccaaccaatccatccctaagaTTAGGTCAAATTCACCAAACAGTAGCTCCATTAAATCTGCTAGAAATATAACTCCTTGAACCTCTTGGGGCACATCTTTGAACAACTTGTCTACCCTTACTGATTGTCCCAATGGACTTAACACAATCATCTCATTAACAGTACTCTCACACATGATACCCAAGGTACCAGACACAGTGCATGcaatgtatgaatgtgtagaccCTATATCAATTAAAGTAGTGTAAGGTACATTATATATTaggaacgtaccagttataacatctggAGCGTCACCATCCTCTCGGCGATGAGCAGCATAGACCAGTGCTGGTTGCCTCGCCTCACTGTTACCAACACCTCTGCCTAACGTTCCACGACCTAGTCCCACACCATTTTCACCTTTAACCTGCCCACGGCCCCTCGGTGGCTGCTGACGACTTCTCGCTGGCTGAGCAAAATCCTGACCTGCAGCTTGCATCTGAACAGGCCTTTGAGGACAATTCTTAACTTGATGCTCCACagacccacatctgaaacatgccccAATCTTCTTCAAGTACTCACCTAGATGatgtctcccacaatcagcacaagacTATGGTCTTGCCACAGGAACCCCAACTTGGACTGGCCCATCAAACTTGGCCTTCTTTCCAGGCCTTCCAGAAAAACTGGAGGGCTTAAAATCCCTTTTATATCCACTATCATTCTCATGATTCTGGCACTCAGAGCGCTTCACATCCTTggtgattttttctttttcaactagggcagcaaaatctcgctccctctacaGAGCTATCAAAACTCAAAACTCATCTCGGAGGCCGTCCTCAAATCACACACAacgttcatattcagttgccactatcccacgAGCATAACGACTCAGtcgcagaaactctgcctcatattctgCAACAGTTGTATTCCCCTGGATCAAACTCAAAAATTCCTTTCTTCGGGCATCCCCATAATTTGTGCCAACATACTTCCCTTGAAATGCCGAGTTAAAGAAATCCCACGTTAACCGGTCAACCTGAGTACCTTTTCtcacagtaagccaccactgataggcttcatctcgcaGTAAAGACATTGCACCTTTTAATTTTGCTCAGAAGTACAGTCGAGATCATCCATTATTCGCtccgtggcttccaaccagtattcagccacattaggggctacTCCAGAAATACCCCAAAAAATTTTCGCTCCATTTGACTGGAGTCTTTCTAAAATCGACCCACGGCCTACAGCACTAGTATTGGTCCCTACGACCTTTTCCAGAATGCGGAtcatagcttgggatagtgcatCATCCCCAGCCGCTCGATCAAATGATCCCACCTTAGTCATCGGTGAAGCTGGTGCTTCCCTAGCCCAAGCATTAGGCATGTGGCCAAATGCCGAAGACCCAGCCCTGGCACTTCCTCGACCTCTACCACGACCTCGTGTACCCCTTCTGCAAGTACCTCTAGTGTTCATATCGAATAACGTATAATTTGATTACgaagttttatgcattagttagtaaTTCCAGTAATTATTAACAGTTTTCTTATGAAAAGCAATaatcagagtttgttttcgtaaTTCGAGAGTCTCCCTACAGTTTCCAATTTTCCTACAGTCTCAGTTTTCTCTAATTTAAGAGTTTTAGTACAATCTATCTATAGTAATCTCTCAATGAATTTTAGTTCAAGTAGTCTACAGTGCAAAGAAACTTACAGATTTGGCGTTGGAGACTCAGTGTGCCAAACTTGTAAACCTTTCCAAAATACTTCAAAAACAGTTTTCTAGAAATTCCAATATTTtcaaaaacccattccacagtcgagttttgcaagttggctttgataccactaaacgtaacagcccaaacccggcctagatgttatggtcgaatctgacgtgtcacattgaagtgtctttcaaAAATTTAACTCGTTGGTAGAAGTTTATTTCTAAGCTTACAATAAACCCCCTTTATTAATTACTTAACAAATAAACCAGACAAAATGTTTATCTTGTTAtttgatattgttttaataagttggtcTAAAATTGCAAAAGCTTTTTAAATTCTATTGTTTAAAACTCGTTCTTTCAAAtcagtaattattttttttaaaaagtcatcTTCTCCTATCTAGttgtttaaaatatgtaaataaaatccCAATTAGAAATTTAAACCAACTCAAatgccttattacaaaaacaaaacccaacttataatttaaattaaaataaaagcaagcATGAACAGCAGCAGTCGTGTGACCACCTTCGAGTCTCTCGCAGCACCGAATCgcctaaggctgaggattacctgcacagttaaatggagagggtgagtttatgaaactcagCGTGTAATCCCCTAACATTCAATCAGTAGTCATGCAGtatcagtctgggcctgagccctatacagtaacagtacagtgtgggccttagcccaaaatagtaacaatgtgggccttagcccaatatagtaatAGTGTGGGCCTTACCCTAGTACAGTATAATATttcaacccatcccaatccagccaacacaccactctgtaccaccaacacaccatgtgaggataaaatcgacccaccctgccagcacaccaatatcgcaacaaagctaccagtaatagaattgcagcaaagctgctagtaacagtatatgtggaaaagccaccagtacagtatacttcccccatatcagtatcccaaccccatgcagtttgccatgtcataaatcatacgtgaatGCAAAACGTtgtactcagtaacagtcatatatatatcatagaacaAATCAACCATAAATATCATAAGGCTATAAcggtcatttcatctcctaggggtataccAATCATTTTACTCgatgagggtatttcagtcaatttaccctttgagggtattttagtcattttaccatttgggggtatttcgatcattttacccatcaggggtattttggtcattttaccctttaagggtatttcgataattttaccctccaggggtatttcaatcattttaccctacggaggtatttcagtcattttcccttgcgggggcattttgatcattttactctccgagggtatttcagtcatttgcCCACGAATTGCAAGTTGGGCTTACGACTCGAGGAatcgcacgcccatgtggacTCAAAGTATTTACGGCTTTTTGAATTTTTGCCGATCTACGATTGCAGTGggggtgattacacacctgattgtgaaACTGCACCAAAATCCACGAACACCGAAGCCTACATTCAAATAAGGTTTTCCGTTAGTCACTGAACAATAGGGTTAAAGTCCCTCTTTATACCCTTAACcaatattgaaattaaaaccTATCTCGATTAGTCAAAAGTGACTTAACCCCCTATACTATTGACGAAAATAGACTTCAATCTATTTGACGGATATCTACAGTACAAACGAACTTCATTAAACAGTATTGTTTAATCATGTGGTTGAAATCCTCACATGATCATTTATATAACCATAGGAACATTCAACCTACACTTAATAGAAATACTAGCCTACTTATCTTGATCAAAGAATGAGAGAGTGGTTCGACAACTTTAATATCACTTACACGCCACCCCTCCTCGAGGAAAGCCTTGAAACCGCAACAAGCAGCACATTGAGAGGAAAGCATCAGCAGTCGATAATCAAAGATTACGAAGAAGGGTATTCAGTTTTTGGAAACAGAGAAAGAAGAGAATAGAGTGAAGAGCATAACACTTTACCGGTAGTCAACAACACTTGAAGCACAGGAATGAAGAggggaagaagagaagagaagagagatGGTTCGACAACAAGAGAAGAGGGGAGAGCAGAAAAGAAAGTGGACAACCCAGAGATACTTCCCAAAGTTGCTAAATTTGGGTAGAGAGAAACAAAAATAACCCCAAAACCGATACTCTAATGCCTAAAGACCAATTTTCGGTAGATGCTACCCCAAAAAAGTCCCTCCAAAAGCTGAAAATGGCAACCTTTTCCCCCCTTAGCCGAATACTCAAAGCTAAAGTCCCCCAAACGACACAACACCTCCCATCTAatcaaattccttgattttctcctaatatcTCTCCCTTTATCCCTCCTTGATTTACTCTACCAAATTCTCCTCAACTCCTtctatgaccaattcaaactccatttagcagtatttTAGTCCAACTCCACCACCTACCCATCTCAATTAGCAAAATAAATTGTCCATTCCGCAACCCAGGACTTGAActttagacctcacagttacacaacacgccaccttgccactagaccacaagctcttcTTATATCATAAAACAAACACTATTAATTATAAGGCCTATATACcaatgtccagattcatttaaaagcaaaactaaaaattcttccAAGGACaaaacttgaacccaagctcctcaaacactcccaaacacaccaaaattACTTAGCCACCGAAGCAAACAAGTAATTGtgtcaaaacatgcaaaaattaaaaacttaaatatttggggcattacaaaccTCACGAgatgtgagtttaggcaaatccatatcacAAACATGGCAATTCATAGGGTTACTGGATGGCATTCTATTAGCCTTTATGGCATATTTTTATTTGACCTTTAGGGCATATTCTGATTGGGCCTTCATGGCATTTTGTTAGCCTTTGTGGAAATCTTTAGCCGTTTTGGCATTATGTTGCCTTTGTGGCATACTCTGTATATTGCCTTTGTGGTGTATTCTGTCTGGCCCTAATGGCGTACTCTGGTAAGTCTATGCCGAAGATATGATCTGTCTAGAGTTTTAGTGTGAAAAGTTTTGAGATAAAATCGAATAAGTCTTAAAGGAAGTTTATTGGAAACAAGTATGATTTAGTATGTTCAAAGAGGGTATCCGCCGTGGTTATCTATCAAATTATTATAAAGGCATATTTGATGTATGAGTTCATCAGTTTGAACTATATATGTTGTTAAGGTGGAAATCTTAGTTATTAGCATTTATTATATGTAATTAGTATCACATCTGGTTCTAAGACTTGAAAGAATTTGAGTTGATCTTTATTTTGGAGGTCTTGTACCCTGTAACAAAAACGTGTAGAAATTCTTCTAAATGATCTGAAGTGTTTCTCATTAGAATGAGTATGAATTGGGTTGGGTTAGAGTATAGTTCAACATAAGTGGTATCTGCTAAGAATGATGTCTGCGATTAACTGTTCTAGAAAAactgtttaaaatttatttgaatgatgatacATTAAGAACTGTAAGTAGCGTATAAGTATGTGATCATATAATTGACAATGTGAATGTATCCACCAAAGACAAATATATGGAAATCCAAATATTCAAGATGAGGAATTCATCATAATAAGTTTAAAATGTATGTTGTGTCACATCTCACTAAGTTCCCCTGACTTACGAA from Gossypium hirsutum isolate 1008001.06 chromosome D04, Gossypium_hirsutum_v2.1, whole genome shotgun sequence encodes:
- the LOC107898203 gene encoding uncharacterized protein → MSLLRDEAYQWWLTVRKGTQVDRLTWDFFNSAFQGKYVGTNYGDARRKEFLSLIQGNTTVAEYEAEFLRLSRYARGIVATEYERCRERDFAALVEKEKITKDVKRSECQNHENDSGYKRDFKPSSFSGRPGKKAKCGSVEHQVKNCPQRPVQMQAAGQDFAQPARSRQQPPRGRGQVKGENGVGLGRGTLGRGVGNSEARQPALVYAAHRREDGDAPDVITGTFLIYNVPYTTLIDIGSTHSYIACTVSGTLGIMCESTVNEMIVLSPLGQSVRVDKLFKDVPQEVQGVIFLADLMELLFGEFDLILGMDCLYWCTNSEVPSVGDIRTVKDFFDVFPDEFPGLPPSREVEFGIELLPRTAQCFNQRDIDVKLLEYIKELLKLNLLLLFLKSLRVGGFITGTDSSLFVFRNSASNDVILVLVKLEFQHLVELLLNLERQMAPFQLRQCWALLSFRSLMSTFNNVPSLDFSNSLCH